The nucleotide window TGCTTTCTTAGGAGCCGCTTTTTTGGGCGCCGCCTTTTTTGCCGGAGCTTTCTTGGGGGCTGCCGCAGGTTTTGCCGCTGCCTGTTTTTTTGCTGGAGCCGCTTTTTTAGGGGCTGCTTTTGCCGGAGCGGACTTTTTAGCTGCCGCCTTCTTCACGGCTGCTTTTTTTGTTGCCATATCAGAGTTTTATGTTGAATTATAAACGGGTTAACCTACTAAAGTTAGGAAGAAATCAAATGCACCAACAAAATGTTGAAATAATATTTTAAAATCCAGGTATTTTATTTTCACCGGGTATCAGATTCTTTTTCCTGCTCCTTCTGCTGAACTGTTTTTCTGCCGGTTTCCACCTCTATTTCTCTGGTGGTAACCGCATAATCATTTGGATGGATATCATCCCCGTATGCCACAGCATAAGCTTTGGTGAACTCGGCGCCAAGGTAAAGAATAATGGAGGAGTAGTAGATCCATACAATCAATACGACCAGAGATCCTGCTGCACCGTAAGTACTGCCTACCTGGGTTTGGGAAATATAGATTGAAATGCCAAATTTACCCAGCATGAATAAAACGGCTGTAACGAATGCGCCTGCTATCACATCGCGCCAGCGGATCCTGGCGTCTGGCAGCACTTTAAAAATAACTGCGAATATAATGGCGCTGATTACCAGGGTTAATACCAGGTTGATAATGTAAAAAGCCACCACTGTCACATCCGGATACCTTGCCTGCAGGGCATTGCTGATACCCTCAATGACTCCCGACAAAGTCAATGATACCAGCAATAAAAATCCCAGGCTTACAATAACGGAGAAGGACAGGAACCGGTTCTGCAGCATTTTTAGCCAACCTTTTTTCGGTTTGGCTTTCAGTCCCCATATAGAATTAATAGAGTCCTGGATCTCGCCGAAGACGGTGGTGGCGCCTATCAGCAGTGTTATACCGCCAATAATGGCAGCAATCCTGCTTTTGCCGGCAAGCGATGCGTTTTTAATGATCTCCTGAAGCTGAATGGCTGTATCCTCACCAACAAATCCATTTAAAACCGCAAAAACTTCGCCTTCTACTGCCTCTTTCTTCAGGAAAAGTCCGCAGAGCGAAATGATCATCACCAACAACGGACCCATCGAAAAAACGGTGTAGTAAGCCAGTGATCCGCTTAATTTGGTGATCTTATGTTCTGAAAAACCTTTGAAGGTTTCTTTTAGTACATTCCAGATCCCTTTAAAAGTAAGGGGTTTTCTTTTACGGGCTGCCGCCGATAATATTGCCATACGGTATCAATTTAGGGCTGACTATTTATGAATGAGTAACCTGCTTTTTGTCAAAGCTTAAAAGGTGTGGTTGCATAATAAATAAGCATGCCAAATATCAATTTGGCAGAAGGGAATATGATGTCTTGAAAATAGTTGTGTTTATGATAGGCTGGGGTACAGGTTTAGAGCAAACAGATCATATCTTGTTGTACTTATGTATTTACCTGTGTAATTAAAATATAACCTTCGTCATATTGGGTGAAAATAAAGTCTTGTTTATTTAAAGATTTTTCCTCCATTACTTCATGTACCAGCGTTAAAAGAAGCGTACCCCTGTTGAACGGGTCATCGCTGTTCGATAAACGCATAGTATGCAGTAACTCGTCATAGTTCAGTTGTTTTCTCATATATAAACAATGTGGAGTATTCTATAAAGATACTAAAACTTCCATTTTTTCGATCAGCAGCATTATAATTTAGACAATTAATAATAACTAAAAGCAATATATTAATTATTGAAAAGAAAATCGTTGTTTCCTGTCAAAAGACGAAGCTTACGCTCCTGTGCCCCCAGGCTAACGGGCTGCTTGAAGTCCGTCATCTCTATGATCAATGCAGGAATAATAGCCTAAAGAAATTCCGCATTTAGTAAACAACCTCGGTGCAGTCGCAGGTACTTTTGTACGCGATTCTTTTAATTTATCAAAAAGCTATGTATACATTACTGGCCGTTTGTTGTCTTTTAGGTTTTTTTCAGCAGTATAATACCTCCGCTAAAGCTAGGCTTGCAGTTGCGGGAAATTATGAGAAATGGCTCCGTTCCAATCCGGCCAAAGCCAGGTGGATCGGGCTGTTGCTGATGCTGTTTGGCCTTGCCATGTTAATAATAGCCGATGGTTGGATGCTGGGTATTTTTACCTTTATCCTGCTGCTAATGGCAGGGGCCTGTTATACCATTGTATTGGCGCCCCTGGGGTTTGTTAAACTCAAACATATCCTGCTTATGGCTACCCTGAGTTTATTGATTGAATTAATGATATTGAAATAATGCCCGCCAACAAAAAATACCTGAGCGCACCTGGTCAAAGAGTTTTGAAAATTACCGCTGCATTCATAGGTGGCTACCTGGTCACACTCAGTTTTCACCAGTTGTTAATGCGGCTTTTTGATGCAAAGGCTATTGCCGTTACTGCTTCTTTTTCAACTTATCTTCTATGGTGTGCCCTGATGATACTGGCTTTTCTTTCTAAAAGCGGATGGAAGATCTGGCTTTGGTATATCATCCTAACCTTACTGTTTGCAGCACCTTTCCTTCTAAAATAGTTTTAAAGTCTAATTTGAATGAACAATCGTAATTATAATATCTATTTTCATACCCATACGATTAGCGGAATTATCATCAGTGCGATACTGTTCGTAATTTTTTTTGCCGGGTCATTTGCCTTTTTCAAAAGCGAAATATCCAACTGGCAGAAGAACGTTTCCAACCCGGCTGCTTCGAGGTATAACCTGGATTTTAATACCATAACGGATTCATTGGATCAACAATACGGGTTGTATGGCCGCAATGTTTCCTTTTATGTATATCCTCATACACCACGCCTGGGTGTTTCAGTCTCCGAATCAAAGGATACGACTAATAAAGCAAAGGGTGGTTTTTTCTATTACGATATTCAAAAGCATACAAGAGCTGATTATAAAGAGTCGTACGACCTGGGAGAATTTTTATACCGGCTTCATTTTCTGGCACAGGTAAATAGTATTGCTAACCTGGGTTTCCCTCTGGGTTATTATATTGCCGGTCTGGTGGCCTTTATATTCCTTTTCGCATTGATCACGGGGCTTTTGTTGCATTGGAATAAGATTGTATCCAATTTTTATGTGTTCAGGCCATGGGAGAAATTAAAGACAGTATGGACGGACCTGCATACCGCATTAGGTGTCATTAGCTTTCCGTTCCTGTTGATCTTTGCGGTTACCGGCAGTTTTTTCCTGGTAAGCTATCCCTTGTTTACACAGCCTACGGCTAAAATTCAGTATGCAGGAAATGAAGATTCATTAAATACGGTGCTGGGATACGGCCAAAGAAAAATAGATTTTTTGAACCAGCCATTACGGGATAAGGCTGATGTTAATTATTTCCTGCAGCAGGCTGCTGGCAAATGGGATCATACCCGCTTGTCTGGCCTTCAATTGGTTAATTACGGCGATGCCTCAATGGAAGTTATCATTGAAAATATATTGCCCACTCAACAAAAATTTGTAGGCAGCGGCGAAGTTATTTATAGTGCAGCTTCTAAGCAGGTAGTAGAAAGCAAGGACCCCGGCAGACCAGCCGGCTATACTGATGTGGTGCAAAACCTGGTTTATAACCTGCATTTTGGTAACTATGGCGGGTATGCAGTAAAAATACTGTACTTTTTCCTGGGCATATGCGGCTGTGTAGTGATCATATCCGGGGTATTGATATGGCTGACGGCCCGGAATAAAAAGAATATCCCTGAAAAGAAAAAAAGATTTAACGAGTGGTTGACGCATATCTACCTGGCTGTAAGTCTCGCTATGTTCCCGGTTACTGCCGCGGCCTTTATCGCAGTTAAAATTTACCCGGGGGGTGGTATGGCTTTTATATACCCGTTTTATTTCTGGAGCTGGCTGGTGGTAGCAGTTTTGCTGAGCATTCGGAAAAACAATTACAAAACGAACCGGGACTGTATGCTTTCAGGCGCATTGATCGGGTTGGCCATACCTATAGTAAATGGTATAGTAACCGGCAACTGGATATGGATAACTTATAGTAAAGGATATTCGGATATTTTATTGATCGACCTGTTCTGGATCATTCTATCTGCGGCTTCTTTTACCTGCTGGTGGTTGATTGTGAAAAAGCAAAAGCCGGTTGAAAGTGCCGGATTTGCATAGATACCAATCTGTCAATTTTTTACAGATGTAACTACAGTGACTGGTGATTATATATTGTTGTTCAAGAATATCTAAGTAATATTCGTCTTTTCATTGATCTTTTTTACAACCTGGTCCAGGTCTTCTACTGAAGCTACCATCATATTCAGTATTTCCTGTAACTCAGCCGAGATGCCGGCTTCCATATCCTTTATCAGGCTGGCAAGTCCCAGCAGTCTCATTAATGGGGCACGTACCTCATGCGATTGCGACCAGGCTATATCTCTCAGTGTTTTGTTATATTGCTCAATTGAATTAATATAGCGAACCTGCTCGGTAATATCCCGGAAAAATATGGATAATCCGGTTGAAGAAGGAAATGCTCCAACATCGAACCAGGAGCAGGTACCTTCATAGTAAGCCTTAAAATATTGCGATTGTCCCGTCTTCATCGCTTCCTGGTAGTTATAATAAAAAGGCGTATCGACGGCATCTGCATATACTTCCCATAAATTGTGATTGATGATGTCTTTTCTTTTACGTCCCAATATTTGTTCGGCGCGATTATTCCAATAGGTGACTTTCCAGGCCTGATCCACCGCAAAAAAAGCATCTCCGATCCGCTCCAGTACCATTTCCTTTTCCAGTAAGGCTTCCACAGCAGCCAGTTCTGCTTTTTTAGTAGCATCAATGTCCTGTAAAGTGCCTTCAACGCAAAACGGTTTGCCCGTGGCGTCTTTTTTTAACCGGCCTTTACCATGCACCCACTTCACGATCCCATTTGCCAGAACAATGCGATGCTCTTTATCGTAGCCGGGAAACATACGAATTGATGGTGAAGCTGGAGGGGGAAACAGGTTACGGTCGTCGGGGTGAATGGAGTTCAAAAATGTCTCATACTGTGGAGAAAAATGCCGTTTGTCTACGCCCAATATTTCATATATCTCATCAGACCAGAATAATTTGCCGGTGTCAAAATTGTATTGCCAGTACCCGATGCGCGCGATCTTTTGCGCCGCTACCAGCTTAGCCTGCAAATCAGTAAGGGTTTCTAATGCTTCTTCGCGTTGTGTGACATCAACACATAACAATAGGGTGTGATTGACTCCGCGGCTATTAAACAAAAATGAAGAAGCCTCCAACTTTACGACCGCCTTATCGGGCCTGAGGTAAGCGAGTATCGATGTGGTCGAATCGACGGGATATGCCTTATAGTTAAGGGTATTAAGTTCGGGCAATAAAGTAAAGATGTTTTTGCCGATAATTTTTTCCTTTGTAAAACCTAAAAGGTTAACTGCTTTCTGATTGATATCCAATAAAATCCCGGTATCAGTCTCATATATCAAATTCGCAATGGGCCCCAGGCGGAATAGTAGCTGGTGACTCTGTTGAATGTCTTGCAGTACCTCATCTTTTGCTCTTAGCTCGTTATACTTCCGGAGTTGGCCTTTTGAAAAGCGCTGCATAATGAAGTATAGCAATAAAGCAGTGAAGCAAACAAGCAAAAATCCTTTTGCGGTTTGATACCATAATACTAACTGGCCTGAGGGAAAGAAGAATGCTATTATGCGATCGCTCAGGTAGATCCATAACATTCCTGTTCCCAGGTAAAGTAGGGTTAAAGGGAGGGCTTTTAGGAATTTCATCACTTTTCTTTTTCTCTTCGGGGCTGGAAATATACTGCAAGAAATGATAACACAAAAAGTCTGCCCTAATGTACTGACGATCAAATATGCTTCACGCTCCAACCGTGGGAATAAAATAAGCAATGTGTTCTATTTGCTTTGGCGCGGCATTTGCATACATCTAATCTGTAAAATTCAAATGATGAGAAGTGAAGTGGAAAAAGCCGATGTCAGATTATTGTATCAGCTAAAAGATCAGAAGAGAAGATTTATTATACTGGCCCCTTGTCAAAACACAACCTCCCTGACCAATGGATCTCAAAAAACAGTGTTAACCCTCCATCACTATGACGCGCTGATAACAGCGCGGGCACATAGCAATACTTTAAAGGGAAAGTATACATTTATATTTGACCTGGAAAATGAAACCCATTTGTACAAGCTGGAGCAATTGTTGACCAGTGATACGCTTTATGATATTTGTATACAACCTAATGTCATAAAGTGGGGTGGTGAGCCGGTTGATTCGTTTCAGTAAAGTGTGATAAACTACCATTTGTTATGCTGGGTTTTGAAGGTTTGGTCCTTTAAACAGGGTTTAAATGCATTTAATCGGAATTAAATAAATTATTTTTTTGTTAATAACGATAAAGATTGTATATTGGGTCTAGTAATTTAAGTTATTGATTTTTTGCTTTTTAGATGCCGAAGGAATTTATTTAATCATGATTTTTTTAGTTGTTTGAAATGACGGGTTTTACCCGTCATTTTTATTGTTCAGGCAGTGCAAAAGTGTCGATCATTGACTGCTGCCTGATTTGCGTTGCTTTTTTTCTATTTTCATACGTTCCCGGATGCCGCCATCTACTCCCGGAGTGGGTAGCGATTCATAAAGGTTTCCTTTTGTGGGAGGCATCGGCGGCGTTATTTCGGCCTGGTATTTATGTACAATATTTGATCCTGCTCGTTCTATCATACCTGGAAAGCCCCGATGAGCGTTGATGCTTAATCTTGCTTTCCAACCAACAGCTAATTCCCTTCGATTAGAAAATATGGCGTGCATAACGGTATTGACTGCCTTTTGCGGATCGTCCATAGCGATCATGCGGGGAGCATGGCCCGTGAACACGCCTGCATGGTCCCAAAGAGGTGTGTCCAGAGCATAAGGTAAAATGGTGACCACTTTAATGTTTTTATAACCGGCCAGTCTTAACTCCTGTCGCAACGTATTGCCCAGCGTTCTGACACCTGATTTGGATATGGAGTATGCGGCCTGGTATGCGGTGGGAATCTCAGCTTCAACAGACGAAATATTAATGAGTACACCTGCATTTTGTTTTTTGAACTGATTCAATGCGTAATAACTGCCCGACATAACACCTTTTAAATTAACGTTTACCACACGTAGCTGATCCTCAAGAGGTATTTCCCAATACCTGCCTAACACAGCGATACCTGCATTATTGATCCATACATCTATACGCCCAAAGCGGTCAACTACCTGTTCCGACAGGGATTTTATATCTGCCTCGATGCTTACATCGGTTGGTGCTACCAGGGCCTTACCTCCCAGTACCGTTATCTCTTCCGCTACTTTTTCCAACTCTGCTTTATTACGCGATGCCAGAACTACCGTTGCTTTGGATCGGCCCGCCTCCAATGCGATGCCTCTGCCCAAACCACTGGACGCACCGGTGATGACAATCACCTTTCCGGATAATTGCTGCCGTTTCGCCGTACCGGGGCTTTGGGTTTTACAGGCCGTAAAAGCGGAGCCCAGTAGTATTAATAACAATATGTTGAATAAGGATACATGTTTCATTGCCTGTGTTTATAAATAATGTGTACCCATCAAATGGCAAGCACTATGCCGCAGCGGCGTTATGACCTGCCCGATGCCCGCACAGACGGAAAAGTACAGCTGGCTGCCGGTTAGGCGCTGCCACTGCTGATTCTGCAACGCAGGATCCATTAAAAATGGCTGCAATTGCTTTCACAAACTGTAGAAAAAAACTGCCCGGTTCCACAATGCGCCCGACGGTACTGTTTTTCGAAAGACGGCTGATGCTGGTAAAAATCAAAAAAATAGAAAAGGGTATTGCCTGTGGCACTGCCTTTGGACCGGCAGGCTATAAGAGGCCTTGTTGACTGTTCTGCTTTCGACGGTAATGTTTTATGATGGTGCAGCTCATCACTTCAACGGATACAGACAGGTTGCAATCGCTACAGGTCCCAAAACAGCATTCTCTTTTATAACTTAATAAATCTATTCTTATGTTTCATCATGTAAAAGAACTACAATTTAATGCACGGGTGTCCGCTCCCGATCCCCGTTTTGCCCGGATACTGCTGGAGCAGTTTGGCGGGCCCAATGGAGAACTGAAAGCTGCTATGCAGTATTTTGTTCAGGCTTTTCCCTGCAAGCAACCCCATCCTGATAAGTATGACATGCTAATGGATATTGCTACTGAAGAGTTCAGTCACCTTGAAATAGTGGGCGCTACTATCCAAATGTTGCTTTCCGGCGTCAACGGCGACTTGAAAAATGCTGCTGACGAATCTGAGATTATGCAAACTATGAATCCCACTTCTAAAGAAAGCTATATACATGAATCAATGATGAATCCACAGTTTGGCGTTTTATCAGGCGGAGGTCCCATTCTGTCTGATAGTAACGGTAATCCGTGGACTGCAGCTTACGTTAATGCCAACGGTGATTTATCTGTTGACTTAAGGTCTAATATGGCTGCAGAGTCGAGAGCTAAGATTGTTTATGAGTACCTCATGAAGTTTACTGACGATCCTTATGTGAAGGATACGCTTCGATTTTTGATGACACGTGAGGTGGCCCATTTCCAGATGTTTGAAGCGGCATTGCAAACCGTACAGCCGAATTTTCCACCGGGAACTTTGCAGGGGGATGCCCGTTATAGTAACAAGTATTTTAACATGTCGGAGAGCCAAAGCATGAGGGGACCCTGGAACCAGGGTACGAGCAGCCAGCTGAATGAGGATTGGGTGTATGTAGAAAACCCTTTACAACGGGTGCGGGAAACCAATGGATTGGTAGAGGAGAAAGTTGAGGGGACGAATCGTAGTAATGAACAAATTGAATCCATGGATAAAGCTTTAGGGCAGGAGAGAAGTGCTGAGGTGGCCAGTGCTACGCCGGATAGCAATATGCAATGGAGTACTTATGACAACGATAGTATTATTTGATGGCGTATGTTTTATGATGGGATAAAACAAACAGCAGATCCGGTAATCCGTGA belongs to Niabella yanshanensis and includes:
- a CDS encoding YihY/virulence factor BrkB family protein, with translation MAILSAAARKRKPLTFKGIWNVLKETFKGFSEHKITKLSGSLAYYTVFSMGPLLVMIISLCGLFLKKEAVEGEVFAVLNGFVGEDTAIQLQEIIKNASLAGKSRIAAIIGGITLLIGATTVFGEIQDSINSIWGLKAKPKKGWLKMLQNRFLSFSVIVSLGFLLLVSLTLSGVIEGISNALQARYPDVTVVAFYIINLVLTLVISAIIFAVIFKVLPDARIRWRDVIAGAFVTAVLFMLGKFGISIYISQTQVGSTYGAAGSLVVLIVWIYYSSIILYLGAEFTKAYAVAYGDDIHPNDYAVTTREIEVETGRKTVQQKEQEKESDTR
- a CDS encoding PepSY-associated TM helix domain-containing protein, which codes for MNNRNYNIYFHTHTISGIIISAILFVIFFAGSFAFFKSEISNWQKNVSNPAASRYNLDFNTITDSLDQQYGLYGRNVSFYVYPHTPRLGVSVSESKDTTNKAKGGFFYYDIQKHTRADYKESYDLGEFLYRLHFLAQVNSIANLGFPLGYYIAGLVAFIFLFALITGLLLHWNKIVSNFYVFRPWEKLKTVWTDLHTALGVISFPFLLIFAVTGSFFLVSYPLFTQPTAKIQYAGNEDSLNTVLGYGQRKIDFLNQPLRDKADVNYFLQQAAGKWDHTRLSGLQLVNYGDASMEVIIENILPTQQKFVGSGEVIYSAASKQVVESKDPGRPAGYTDVVQNLVYNLHFGNYGGYAVKILYFFLGICGCVVIISGVLIWLTARNKKNIPEKKKRFNEWLTHIYLAVSLAMFPVTAAAFIAVKIYPGGGMAFIYPFYFWSWLVVAVLLSIRKNNYKTNRDCMLSGALIGLAIPIVNGIVTGNWIWITYSKGYSDILLIDLFWIILSAASFTCWWLIVKKQKPVESAGFA
- a CDS encoding PAS domain S-box protein — encoded protein: MKFLKALPLTLLYLGTGMLWIYLSDRIIAFFFPSGQLVLWYQTAKGFLLVCFTALLLYFIMQRFSKGQLRKYNELRAKDEVLQDIQQSHQLLFRLGPIANLIYETDTGILLDINQKAVNLLGFTKEKIIGKNIFTLLPELNTLNYKAYPVDSTTSILAYLRPDKAVVKLEASSFLFNSRGVNHTLLLCVDVTQREEALETLTDLQAKLVAAQKIARIGYWQYNFDTGKLFWSDEIYEILGVDKRHFSPQYETFLNSIHPDDRNLFPPPASPSIRMFPGYDKEHRIVLANGIVKWVHGKGRLKKDATGKPFCVEGTLQDIDATKKAELAAVEALLEKEMVLERIGDAFFAVDQAWKVTYWNNRAEQILGRKRKDIINHNLWEVYADAVDTPFYYNYQEAMKTGQSQYFKAYYEGTCSWFDVGAFPSSTGLSIFFRDITEQVRYINSIEQYNKTLRDIAWSQSHEVRAPLMRLLGLASLIKDMEAGISAELQEILNMMVASVEDLDQVVKKINEKTNIT
- a CDS encoding SDR family NAD(P)-dependent oxidoreductase; amino-acid sequence: MKHVSLFNILLLILLGSAFTACKTQSPGTAKRQQLSGKVIVITGASSGLGRGIALEAGRSKATVVLASRNKAELEKVAEEITVLGGKALVAPTDVSIEADIKSLSEQVVDRFGRIDVWINNAGIAVLGRYWEIPLEDQLRVVNVNLKGVMSGSYYALNQFKKQNAGVLINISSVEAEIPTAYQAAYSISKSGVRTLGNTLRQELRLAGYKNIKVVTILPYALDTPLWDHAGVFTGHAPRMIAMDDPQKAVNTVMHAIFSNRRELAVGWKARLSINAHRGFPGMIERAGSNIVHKYQAEITPPMPPTKGNLYESLPTPGVDGGIRERMKIEKKQRKSGSSQ
- a CDS encoding manganese catalase family protein; this encodes MFHHVKELQFNARVSAPDPRFARILLEQFGGPNGELKAAMQYFVQAFPCKQPHPDKYDMLMDIATEEFSHLEIVGATIQMLLSGVNGDLKNAADESEIMQTMNPTSKESYIHESMMNPQFGVLSGGGPILSDSNGNPWTAAYVNANGDLSVDLRSNMAAESRAKIVYEYLMKFTDDPYVKDTLRFLMTREVAHFQMFEAALQTVQPNFPPGTLQGDARYSNKYFNMSESQSMRGPWNQGTSSQLNEDWVYVENPLQRVRETNGLVEEKVEGTNRSNEQIESMDKALGQERSAEVASATPDSNMQWSTYDNDSII